Proteins encoded by one window of Phytohabitans houttuyneae:
- a CDS encoding class I adenylate-forming enzyme family protein, which produces MDRGGRGPHQRRAAPAARRRPGRAVRRAPHPEPAEPRATGRARPAPDDPLDIVFSSGTTGVPKPAVFHHRDWPFRPSGTAGSAVVHCGIPFGTSTGVHGILLRHLAVGALSAAAKDPAQVPDLVERFGCRELVVTPYALRKLLAAGLPPAASSRITTVKVVAGPLSEQLASAAMDAFPAARIFSIYGATELGAAIFTRLAKRGESDVLGVPSPGTKARIVDDHGGVAPPGTVGEIQVSHHAGDPAPAGRSWIGTGDLGYLDERGRVHLVGRAKEIVFLPGGRAVLTEIEERLSGRPYIKDCAVAAIDGAGGWDGLGACVVLGDGGGEPEAFAAVAGIGPPISRVRVVSAIPRTPVGKPIRAELWRLLTAPEAVEVPARG; this is translated from the coding sequence GTGGATCGGGGCGGTCGCGGTCCTCATCAACGACGAGCGGCTCCTGCGGCTCGTCGACGGCCCGGTCGGGCGGTTCGACGAGCACCTCACCCGGAGCCGGCCGAGCCGAGGGCTACCGGCCGGGCCCGTCCGGCGCCCGACGACCCACTGGACATCGTCTTCAGCTCGGGCACGACCGGCGTACCGAAACCGGCGGTCTTCCATCACCGGGACTGGCCCTTCCGGCCGTCCGGTACGGCTGGGAGCGCCGTCGTGCACTGCGGCATTCCGTTCGGCACCTCGACCGGCGTGCACGGCATCCTCCTGCGGCACCTCGCGGTGGGTGCGCTCAGCGCCGCCGCCAAAGACCCGGCGCAGGTGCCCGATCTCGTCGAGAGGTTCGGTTGCCGTGAGCTGGTCGTGACGCCGTACGCCCTGCGCAAGCTGCTCGCGGCGGGCCTGCCGCCGGCGGCGTCGAGCCGGATCACCACGGTCAAGGTGGTGGCCGGCCCACTCTCCGAACAGCTCGCCTCGGCGGCGATGGACGCGTTTCCGGCGGCCCGGATCTTCTCGATCTACGGCGCTACCGAGCTCGGCGCCGCGATCTTCACGCGCCTCGCCAAGCGCGGCGAGTCCGACGTGCTGGGCGTGCCGAGCCCGGGCACGAAAGCCCGGATCGTGGACGACCACGGGGGCGTGGCTCCACCCGGAACGGTCGGCGAGATCCAGGTCTCCCACCACGCGGGCGATCCGGCCCCAGCCGGCCGGAGCTGGATCGGCACCGGAGACCTGGGCTACCTGGACGAGCGGGGACGGGTGCATCTGGTCGGGCGGGCCAAGGAGATCGTGTTTCTGCCCGGCGGGCGAGCGGTCCTCACCGAGATCGAAGAACGCCTGAGCGGGCGACCGTACATCAAGGACTGTGCCGTGGCGGCGATCGACGGCGCCGGGGGATGGGACGGACTGGGCGCCTGTGTCGTGCTCGGTGACGGCGGCGGCGAGCCGGAAGCGTTCGCCGCGGTGGCCGGCATCGGTCCGCCGATCTCCCGGGTGCGGGTCGTTTCGGCAATCCCGCGCACTCCCGTCGGCAAGCCCATTCGTGCCGAGCTGTGGCGGCTGCTCACAGCTCCGGAAGCGGTCGAGGTGCCGGCCCGCGGGTAG
- a CDS encoding carbamoyltransferase C-terminal domain-containing protein, translated as MAEVGGVVRLVGYWPVDRLSGWRRHGAAVADEVSGDGLVASLLASVGVDVGDVVEFWGTPGIGGDRYVDVSGDYADADLPPHSLAHVFSCALLDTDVASSMPVLAMAVDGGPDSDAVLATKDYPSSCAGAYFVEGRVSWFSVGSPARLFTAARHRFGLREGTLMALASAASCDADVGGLRDEALRELSFSGRAATLLVECERFVGRLHDAVVEAGWVPDHRFTPEEQVMSAVMKEIQRISLAVMERNIDEACDRFGIDPGVTALALAGGFALNCPTNSALMDRYGFARLLTPPCVDDSGQSLGIALGAFFRRCGTDFSFRFPGAYVGHEDVDVTAALAGFEGFIAEVRPASVADVVADLRSGAAVVWLDGRAELGPRALGHRSILADPTRLASKDELNRLKQRQWWRPVAPIIREEDHADWFENPRPSPYMLETFTVRGDREHLVPAIAHLDRSARVQTLTARQDPVLHQILTGFAEATGVPLLCNTSLNDKGEPIIDTIPQAINFCLRKNLPFAYLNQHRITFTNAARYQSTQPLPRTTKPFERDPAHITKLAEQLNPTGLDDLYLHVWLRYPLLRRKFDLTNPRNATILKKTIDTWLAKDPQLRRLFTAWIYQAHNPRTRKPR; from the coding sequence GTGGCAGAAGTCGGGGGTGTGGTGCGGTTGGTGGGTTATTGGCCGGTCGACCGGTTGTCGGGCTGGCGTCGTCATGGGGCGGCGGTCGCTGACGAGGTGTCCGGTGACGGGCTTGTGGCGTCGCTGTTGGCGTCAGTGGGTGTCGATGTCGGCGACGTGGTGGAGTTTTGGGGGACGCCCGGGATAGGCGGCGACCGCTATGTCGACGTCAGCGGCGACTACGCCGACGCCGACCTGCCACCGCACAGCCTCGCGCACGTCTTCAGCTGCGCCTTGCTCGACACCGACGTTGCCAGCTCGATGCCCGTGCTGGCGATGGCCGTCGACGGCGGCCCCGACTCCGACGCCGTCCTCGCCACGAAGGACTACCCGTCATCCTGCGCCGGTGCCTATTTCGTGGAGGGGCGGGTTTCTTGGTTTTCGGTGGGTTCGCCGGCGCGGTTGTTTACGGCGGCGCGTCATCGGTTTGGTTTGCGTGAGGGTACGTTGATGGCGTTGGCTTCGGCGGCGTCGTGTGATGCTGATGTGGGTGGGTTGCGGGACGAGGCGTTGCGGGAGTTGTCGTTTTCTGGTCGGGCGGCGACGCTTTTGGTTGAGTGTGAGCGTTTTGTTGGGCGTTTGCATGATGCGGTGGTGGAGGCTGGTTGGGTGCCGGATCATCGGTTCACGCCTGAGGAGCAGGTGATGAGTGCGGTGATGAAGGAGATCCAGCGGATTTCGCTTGCGGTGATGGAGCGGAATATTGATGAGGCGTGTGACCGGTTCGGTATTGATCCGGGTGTTACGGCTTTGGCGTTGGCTGGTGGGTTCGCGTTGAACTGTCCGACGAATAGTGCGTTGATGGACAGGTACGGGTTTGCGCGGTTGTTGACACCGCCGTGTGTGGACGATAGCGGCCAGTCTTTGGGTATCGCGTTGGGCGCGTTCTTCCGCCGTTGTGGTACGGATTTTTCGTTCCGTTTCCCGGGCGCCTACGTCGGACACGAAGACGTTGATGTGACTGCCGCGTTGGCTGGTTTTGAGGGGTTCATCGCGGAGGTTCGGCCGGCCAGTGTGGCGGACGTGGTCGCGGATTTGCGGTCGGGTGCGGCGGTGGTGTGGTTGGACGGGCGTGCCGAGCTGGGCCCGCGGGCGCTGGGGCACCGGTCGATCCTGGCTGATCCGACCCGGTTGGCCTCGAAGGACGAGTTGAACCGGCTCAAGCAGCGGCAGTGGTGGCGGCCGGTCGCTCCGATCATCCGGGAAGAGGACCACGCCGACTGGTTCGAAAACCCGCGGCCCTCGCCCTACATGTTGGAGACCTTTACCGTCCGCGGTGACCGTGAGCATCTGGTGCCGGCGATCGCGCATCTGGACCGGTCGGCGCGGGTGCAGACCCTGACCGCGCGGCAGGATCCGGTCCTGCATCAGATCCTGACCGGTTTTGCTGAAGCGACCGGGGTGCCGCTGCTGTGTAACACGTCGTTGAACGACAAAGGCGAGCCGATCATCGACACCATCCCGCAGGCGATCAACTTCTGTCTACGGAAGAACCTGCCGTTCGCCTACCTCAACCAGCACCGGATCACGTTCACCAACGCCGCCCGGTACCAGTCGACCCAGCCGTTGCCGCGCACCACGAAACCGTTCGAACGCGACCCGGCACACATCACCAAACTCGCCGAACAACTCAACCCGACCGGCCTGGACGACCTCTACCTACACGTCTGGCTCCGCTACCCACTCCTACGCCGCAAATTCGACCTCACCAACCCACGAAACGCCACCATCCTCAAAAAGACCATCGACACCTGGCTCGCCAAAGACCCCCAACTGCGGCGGCTCTTCACCGCGTGGATTTACCAGGCGCACAACCCCAGGACGCGGAAACCGCGCTGA
- a CDS encoding carbamoyltransferase C-terminal domain-containing protein: MADEVSGDGLVASLLASVGVDVGDVVEFWGTPGIGGDRYVDVSGDYADVDLPPHSLAHIFSCALLDTEVTRSMPVLAMAVDGGPDSVLARADYRSSFAGAYFSPGQSPDKVSWFSVGSPARLFTAARHRFGLREGTLMALASAASCDADVGGLRDEALRELSFSGRAATLLVECERFVGRLHDAVVEAGWVPDHRFTPEEQVMSAVMKEIQRISLAVMERNIDEACDRFGIDPGVTALALAGGFALNCPTNSALMDRYGFARLLTPPCVDDSGQSLGIALGAFFRRCGTDFSFRFPGAYVGHEDVDVTAALAGFEGFIAEVRPASVADVVADLRSGAAVVWLDGRAELGPRALGHRSILADPTRLASKDELNRLKQRQWWRPVAPIIREEDHADWFENPRPSPYMLETFTVRGDREHLVPAIAHLDRSARVQTLTARQDPVLHQILTGFAEATGVPLLCNTSLNDKGEPIIDTIPQAINFCLRKNLPFAYLNQHRITFTNAARYQSTQPLPRTTKPFERDPAHITKLAEQLNPTGLDDLYLHVWLRYPLLRRKFDLTNPRNATILKKTIDTWLAKDPQLDEGIRLWIKRATGATDAMAGELATPTGGEG; encoded by the coding sequence CCTGGCGCACATTTTCAGCTGCGCGCTGCTGGACACCGAGGTGACCCGGTCGATGCCCGTGCTGGCGATGGCGGTCGACGGCGGACCGGACTCCGTGCTGGCCAGGGCGGATTACAGGTCCTCGTTCGCCGGTGCGTACTTTTCTCCCGGCCAATCTCCCGACAAGGTTTCTTGGTTTTCGGTGGGTTCGCCGGCGCGGTTGTTTACGGCGGCGCGTCATCGGTTTGGTTTGCGTGAGGGTACGTTGATGGCGTTGGCTTCGGCGGCGTCGTGTGATGCTGATGTGGGTGGGTTGCGGGACGAGGCGTTGCGGGAGTTGTCGTTTTCTGGTCGGGCGGCGACGCTTTTGGTTGAGTGTGAGCGTTTTGTTGGGCGTTTGCATGATGCGGTGGTGGAGGCTGGTTGGGTGCCGGATCATCGGTTCACGCCTGAGGAGCAGGTGATGAGTGCGGTGATGAAGGAGATCCAGCGGATTTCGCTTGCGGTGATGGAGCGGAATATTGATGAGGCGTGTGACCGGTTCGGTATTGATCCGGGTGTTACGGCTTTGGCGTTGGCTGGTGGGTTCGCGTTGAACTGTCCGACGAATAGTGCGTTGATGGACAGGTACGGGTTTGCGCGGTTGTTGACACCGCCGTGTGTGGACGATAGCGGCCAGTCTTTGGGTATCGCGTTGGGCGCGTTCTTCCGCCGTTGTGGTACGGATTTTTCGTTCCGTTTCCCGGGCGCCTACGTCGGACACGAAGACGTTGATGTGACTGCCGCGTTGGCTGGTTTTGAGGGGTTCATCGCGGAGGTTCGGCCGGCCAGTGTGGCGGACGTGGTCGCGGATTTGCGGTCGGGTGCGGCGGTGGTGTGGTTGGACGGGCGTGCCGAGCTGGGCCCGCGGGCGCTGGGGCACCGGTCGATCCTGGCTGATCCGACCCGGTTGGCCTCGAAGGACGAGTTGAACCGGCTCAAGCAGCGGCAGTGGTGGCGGCCGGTCGCTCCGATCATCCGGGAAGAGGACCACGCCGACTGGTTCGAAAACCCGCGGCCCTCGCCCTACATGTTGGAGACCTTTACCGTCCGCGGTGACCGTGAGCATCTGGTGCCGGCGATCGCGCATCTGGACCGGTCGGCGCGGGTGCAGACCCTGACCGCGCGGCAGGATCCGGTCCTGCATCAGATCCTGACCGGTTTTGCTGAAGCGACCGGGGTGCCGCTGCTGTGTAACACGTCGTTGAACGACAAAGGCGAGCCGATCATCGACACCATCCCGCAGGCGATCAACTTCTGTCTACGGAAGAACCTGCCGTTCGCCTACCTCAACCAGCACCGGATCACGTTCACCAACGCCGCCCGGTACCAGTCGACCCAGCCGTTGCCGCGCACCACGAAACCGTTCGAACGCGACCCGGCACACATCACCAAACTCGCCGAACAACTCAACCCGACCGGCCTGGACGACCTCTACCTACACGTCTGGCTCCGCTACCCACTCCTACGCCGCAAATTCGACCTCACCAACCCACGAAACGCCACCATCCTCAAAAAGACCATCGACACCTGGCTCGCCAAAGACCCCCAACTCGACGAGGGGATCAGGCTGTGGATCAAGCGCGCGACCGGCGCGACCGACGCCATGGCCGGTGAGCTGGCGACGCCGACCGGAGGGGAGGGCTAG